In the genome of Lynx canadensis isolate LIC74 chromosome X, mLynCan4.pri.v2, whole genome shotgun sequence, one region contains:
- the LOC115506921 gene encoding LOW QUALITY PROTEIN: PWWP domain-containing DNA repair factor 3B-like (The sequence of the model RefSeq protein was modified relative to this genomic sequence to represent the inferred CDS: inserted 2 bases in 2 codons) codes for MGFPQEPCPIEGGMMVWFKFQNHPFWPAVVKSVNQTEQTARVLLVEANMHCEMSGIRVPLRRLKHLDCKEKEXLIKRARKLYEQSVNWCFSLIAHYRERLRRGSFAGSFLDYYAADISYPIRKAIQDRDLEIDFPKVNYADLEDSEEETSLDGKRPCKKILPDRMKAAXDRANQKLVDFIVKTKGADHHLLDIVQGRKQSRWLVSFRNSSRYVICVETYLEDEDQLDVVVRHLQEIYKQLDKKTLNLVRDDKVSFVLEVLLPEAIICSIAALDGLDYKEAEKKYLQGPPVHYREKELFDKNILKK; via the exons ATGGGTTTTCCACAAGAGCCTTGTCCCATTGAAGGAGGAATGATGGTCTGGTTCAAATTTCAGAATCACCCATTTTGGCCTGCAGTAGTAAAGAGTGTCAACCAAACAGAGCAGACTGCAAGGGTGCTTTTGGTTGAGGCAAACATGCACTGTGAAATGAGTGGCATTCGAGTTCCTCTTCGAAGATTAAAGCACCTGGAttgtaaagagaaag aactaataaagagAGCCAGGAAATTGTACGAGCAAAGTGTGAACTGGTGCTTCTCCCTGATTGCCCACTACAGAGAAAGGCTCAGGCGAGGTTCTTTTGCAGGCAGTTTCCTGGACTATTATGCTGCTGACATCAGTTACCCAATTAGGAAAGCCATCCAAGACAGGGATCTGGAGATTGATTTCCCAAAGGTGAATTATGCCGACCTGGAAGATTCTGAGGAGGAGACCTCCCTGGACGGGAAGAGGCCCTGCAAGAAAATTCTCCCTGACCGGATGAAGGCTG GGGACCGAGCCAACCAGAAGCTAGTGGACTTCATCGTGAAAACAAAGGGGGCCGATCACCATCTTCTGGACATTGTCCAAGGCAGGAAACAGTCTAGGTGGCTGGTATCATTTAGGAATTCGAGCAGGTACGTGATCTGCGTTGAAACATACCTGGAGGACGAAGACCAGTTGGATGTGGTGGTAAGACATTTACAAGAAATCTACAAACAACTAGACAAGAAAACGCTGAATCTGGTAAGGGATGACAAAGTGAGTTTTGTTCTGGAAGTTCTTCTGCCAGAAGCAATCATTTGTTCAATTGCTGCACTTGATGGATTGGATTacaaggaggcagaaaaaaagtaCCTACAGGGGCCACCTGTGCATTACCGGGAAAAAGAGCTATTCGATAAAAATAtcctaaagaaataa